In the Scyliorhinus torazame isolate Kashiwa2021f chromosome 4, sScyTor2.1, whole genome shotgun sequence genome, one interval contains:
- the LOC140411267 gene encoding uncharacterized protein has protein sequence MSDPSAWKVGRKLLSLCLTLTPVLTPVLTLIPVLTLTPVLPYSHPYSHSYPYLHSHPYSRTHTRTHTLIPVLTPTHTHSHPHTLTLTHSHPYSHTHIHTHALTHSHSHPHARTHTHTRTHTHIHTLTHSHSHPYSHTHPYSHSHTHIHTHTLTLTHTLTLTHSQSHPYSHSHPYSHTRTDTLTLTITPILTHTRTLTHAQTHSHSHTHARTHTHTRTHTHTRTHTHTRTHTHTHSHSHTHTRTLTHTHTHTLTHSHTHTHTHTHTHTHARTHTHTRTHTHTRTHTHTRTHTHTHSHSHTHTRTLTHTHTHTLTHSHTHTHTHTHTHTHARTHTHTRTHTHTRTHTHTRTHTHTHSHTHTHTHTHTHALTHTHSHTHSHTLTHTHSHTHTHTHTLTHMPVLTLTPSQ, from the exons ATGTCCGATCCGTCCGCGTGGAAAGTGGGGCGTAAGTTACTGTCcctgtgtctcacactcacacccgtacTCACACCCGTACTCACACTCATACCCGTACTTACACTCACACCCGTACTCCCGTACTCACACCCGTACTCACACTCATACCCGTACTTACACTCACACCCGTACTCCCGTACTCACACCCGTACTCACACCCTCATACCcgtactcacacccacacacacacactcacacccacacacactcacactcacacactcacacccgtactcacacacacacattcacacacacgcactcacacactcacactcacacccacatgcccgtactcacactcacacccgtactcacacacacattcacacactcacacactcacactcacacccgtactctcacacacacccgtactcacactcacacactcacattcacactcacacactcacactcacacacacactcacactcacacactcacaatcacacccgtactcacactcacacccgtactctcacacacgcacagacacactcacactcacaatcacacccatactcacacacacccgtactctcacacacgcacaaacacactcacactcacacacacatgcccgtactcacactcacacccgtactcacactcacacccgtactcacactcacacccgtactcacacccacacacactcacactcacacactcacacccgtactctcacacacacacacacacacacactcacacactcacacactcacactcacacacacactcacactcacactcacgcccgtactcacactcacacccgtactcacactcacacccgtactcacactcacacccgtactcacacccacacacactcacactcacacactcacacccgtactctcacacacacacacacacacacactcacacactcacacactcacactcacacacacactcacactcacactcacgcccgtactcacactcacacccgtactcacactcacacccgtactcacacacacacccgtactcacacacacacacactcacacactcacactcacacacacacacacactcacgcactcacacacacacactcacacacacactcacacacactcacacacacacactcacacactcacactcacactcacacactcacacacatgcccgTGCTCACACTCACGCCc AGCCAGTAA